TAAGGCTGTTAAAATATCGTAGTTGTGCATAGTGTTAATAAAGATACGCGCATGTTTTGTGACAATATCCGGATTTTTTGAAAAGCTGCGCTCTAAATTTCCTATCACAGGATTCTGGGGATTTGTGTTGAGATCAACAACCGGTGCAAAATTCATGTTTATATCCATATCAGATAGCGTTAGGGCAATTTGACGAGCATAGTGACGAGTACTGTCAGCATTATCAATGTCCCCGAGGTATTGGGCCGATACCGTTTTGGGGAATCCATACTTTTGTTTTAGACGCACCACCTTGCCGCCTTCTTGATCTATACTGACCAGCAGTGGACGATCAGCCAACTTTTTTACATTCCCGACCAGGGATTTCAATTGTTCGGGGGATGTAATATTTCGAACCGAGGTGTCAGCAGGAACATCATAATCAAAAAGTACAACACCGCCTAAATGATATTGTTTGATATCGCGCACAATGTGATTTGTATCGGCAATAGCTGTGCCTCGAAAACCGGCCGTGATCATTTGGCCGACCTTAACATCCAGCGACACCTTTGAGGCATCGGGTTGGTTGCAAGAAATGAGAGTTATAAACATAAATAAGGCGGTAATAAAGCGAATGATATAGGTAAACATTACAGATTGTTAATTGAAGATTAGTGGTGCCAATTTCGGGAACCAGTACATAAATTAAAAAATGTTAATTTATAAAAGTATTGCTTTAAAGCCTGTAAATGTCACATATTGGGTTAATTGTACAATAACCTAAAGTTTTTTTGTAACAAATGGCCTGTGAGATCATCCTGTAAATAGAAAGAGGAATAGTTGTTGGCAAGATTCTTATTTAAGTTGCGGTATCAACGAAGGCTTAAATATCTTGTCTGATTGACCAATGATAGTAAATAAAAAAATGCACCATAATGTTTGAGAGACCAAATAATAATGATATAGAGGACAAAATCCACCGTTATGTAGATGGTCAACTTTCACCGGAAGAGACAGAACAGCTTTGGGCTGAATTAGTTAGAGATGGTGAAAAGCTCGATTATTTGAAGACTGTTGCAAATGTAAAAGGTATATCTCAGAAAAGCACCAAACAAAAAGCAAATGTTACCCGAATGTACTGGTATTCAGCAGTTGCAGCTGCTGTAGCTCTACTGATTGGCGTATTGGCGTATATGAATTTCTACACTTCTACAGGTACGGAGACTGTGCAGCCGGTAGAAGTTGTTGAATTAGATTATTATCGTTCGGATGGGGGCAGTATGTCTGGCCAAAAAGCAGAAGATAATGTAATACAACGTGCAATTCGTCTTGCTAATACCGGTAATGTTAGTAAAGCGATTGATTTGCTCCAAGAGGCCTTGCAATCAGCATCGAAGCCACAATGGATTGCAAAATTAAGTTTAAATTTAGGATCATTACATTACAACCAGGGTAACTATAAGAAATCAGTACAGTTTTACAATCGGGT
The sequence above is a segment of the Fodinibius salinus genome. Coding sequences within it:
- a CDS encoding tetratricopeptide repeat protein, coding for MFERPNNNDIEDKIHRYVDGQLSPEETEQLWAELVRDGEKLDYLKTVANVKGISQKSTKQKANVTRMYWYSAVAAAVALLIGVLAYMNFYTSTGTETVQPVEVVELDYYRSDGGSMSGQKAEDNVIQRAIRLANTGNVSKAIDLLQEALQSASKPQWIAKLSLNLGSLHYNQGNYKKSVQFYNRVLDQKSNIDVLILEKTYWYIGNAYFHLDQLGNARANIQKAYELNGAYRRVSKSYLEALSTAE
- a CDS encoding glycoside hydrolase family 3 N-terminal domain-containing protein, coding for MFTYIIRFITALFMFITLISCNQPDASKVSLDVKVGQMITAGFRGTAIADTNHIVRDIKQYHLGGVVLFDYDVPADTSVRNITSPEQLKSLVGNVKKLADRPLLVSIDQEGGKVVRLKQKYGFPKTVSAQYLGDIDNADSTRHYARQIALTLSDMDINMNFAPVVDLNTNPQNPVIGNLERSFSKNPDIVTKHARIFINTMHNYDILTALKHFPGHGSSKKDSHLGVVDVSDTWSDKELIPYRQLIDSNLVDAVMTAHIFNAQIDSSYPATLSKPTVSGVLRDSLGFNKVVISDDLMMGAIRKEYGLKTTIKQTLQAGVDMLVFSNNSIYDPEIVPKAHRIIKQLIDEGVISEKRIDKSYQRIMKLKNKIQ